A single window of Loxodonta africana isolate mLoxAfr1 chromosome 10, mLoxAfr1.hap2, whole genome shotgun sequence DNA harbors:
- the LOC100656655 gene encoding olfactory receptor 4F15-like, protein MDGCNHSVVPEFVFLGLSDAWGIQLLLFFFSTMFYVASLMGNLLIVFSVTYDPHLHSPMYFLLANLSFLDLGGCSVATPRMIYDLFRKHKAISFEGCITQIFFIHAIGGTEMVLLTAMAFDRYIAICKPLHYLTIMSPRMCILILITSWILGFIHSVAQLAFVVDLPFCGPNVLDSFYCDLPQLIKLACTDTNRLEFIVTANSGLISVGSFFILVISYIFILVTVQKHSSSGLSKSLSTLSAHVTVVVLFFGPLIFFYTWPFPSSHLDKFLAIFDAVLTPFLNPVIYTFRNKEMKAAMKKLCHQFVNYRKLS, encoded by the coding sequence ATGGATGGGTGCAATCACTCTGTGGTGCCCGAGTTTGTGTTCCTAGGACTTTCCGATGCGTGGGGGATCCagcttctcctctttttcttttccaccaTGTTCTATGTTGCAAGCCTGATGGGAAACCTCCTCATTGTGTTCTCTGTGACCTATGACCCTCACCTGCACtcccccatgtacttcctgctggCCAATCTTTCCTTTCTTGATCTGGGAGGTTGCTCTGTTGCAACCCCCAGAATGATTTATGACCTTTtcagaaaacacaaagcaatctCCTTTGAGGGCTGTATAACCCAAATCTTCTTCATTCATGCCATTGGTGGCACAGAAATGGTGCTGCTCACAGCCATGGCCTTTGACCGATACATTGCTATATGTAAGCCTCTCCACTACCTGACCATCATGAGCCCACGAATGTGCATTTTGATTTTGATTACTTCTTGGATCCTTGGCTTCATCCACTCAGTGGCCCAGTTGGCTTTTGTTGTAGACttgcccttctgtggccccaatgtatTGGACAGCTTTTACTGTGACCTGCCTCAGCTCATTAAACTTGCTTGCACAGACACCAATAGACTGGAATTCATAGTCACAGCCAACAGTGGACTCATCTCTGTGGGTTCCTTCTTTATACTGGTCATTTCTTAtatctttattttggtcactgttCAGAAACACTCTTCAAGTGGTTTATCCAAGTCCCTCTCCACTTTGTCAGCTCATGTCACTGTGGTGGTTTTATTCTTTGGGCCATTGATCTTCTTTTATACATGGCCCTTCCCCTCATCACACTTGGACAAGTTTCTTGCTATCTTTGATGCAGTTCTcactccttttctgaatccagtcaTCTACACATTCAGGAACAAGGAGATGAAGGCAGCAATGAAAAAACTTTGTCATCAGTTTGTGAATTACAGGAAATTGTCCTAA